In a single window of the Entelurus aequoreus isolate RoL-2023_Sb linkage group LG16, RoL_Eaeq_v1.1, whole genome shotgun sequence genome:
- the copb2 gene encoding coatomer subunit beta' isoform X1, producing the protein MPLRLDIKRRLTSRSDRVKSVDLHPTEPWMLASLYNGSVCVWNHETQTLVKTFEVCDLPVRASKFVARKNWVITGAVSFVYLNYLFFVFLHNTSRFPSVLSLYVVLFTGLGQYTDDMQIRVFNYNTLERVHMFEAHSDYIRCIAVHPTQPYILTSSDDMLIKLWDWEKKWSCSQVFEGHTHYVMQIVINPKDNNQFASASLDRTIKVWQLGSSSPNFTLEGHEKGVNCIDYYSGGDKPYLISGADDRQVKIWDYQNKTCVQTLEGHAQNVSCVSFHPELPIIITGSEDGTVRIWHSSTYRLESTLNYGMERVWCVCGLRGSNNVALGYDEGSIIIKVGREEPAMSMDTNGKIIWAKHSEIQQANLKAMGDAEIKDGERLPLAVKDMGSCEIYPQTIQHNPNGRFVVVCGDGEYIIYTAMALRNKSFGSAQEFVWAHDSSEYAIRESNSVVKLYKNFKEKKSFKPDFGAEGIYGGFLLGVRSVNGLAFYDWENTELIRRIEIQPKHIFWSDSGELVCIATEESFFILKYLSEKVAASQENNEGMTEDGIEDAFEVQGEIQEIVKTGLWVGDCFIYTSSVNRLNYFVGGEIVTIAHLDRTMYLLGYIPKDDRLYLGDKELNIVSYSLLVSVLEYQTAVMRRDFSMADKVLPTIPKEQRTRVAHFLEKQGFKQQALAVSTDPEHRFELALQLGELKIAYQLAVEAESEQKWKQLAELAISKCQFGLAQECLHHAQDYGGLLLLATASGNATMVGKLAEGAERDGKNNVAFMTYFLQGKLDQCLELLIRTNRLPEAAFLARTYLPSQVSRVVKLWRESLAKVNQKAADSLADPTEYENLFPGLKEAFAAEHFLRETCLGSRPAKDYPLVTLNEDRNILEEAEGYELKETSPHEEPEESPLVSVVPEVAEESLAKPSEPEPAPQQDQEETPSISQVEQEKVDLTLDELDVDLDNMELDDIYTSDLNLDEDFLDD; encoded by the exons ATG CCGCTGAGGCTTGACATTAAGCGGAGGCTGACCTCCAGGTCTGACCGAGTGAAGAGTGTGGATCTTCATCCAACGGAACCATGGATGCTGGCCAGTCTGTACAATGGCAGCGTCTGTGTGTGGAACCACGAAACACAG ACTCTGGTGAAGACTTTTGAGGTGTGCGACCTTCCTGTCCGAGCATCCAAATTTGTGGCCAGGAAGAATTGGGTCATCACAGGAGCGGTGAGTTTTGTATATTTAAACTATTTGTTCTTTGTTTTTCTCCACAACACCAGCAGATTTCCAAGTGTTCTGTCCCTATATGTAGTCCTATTCACAGGCCTGGGCCAATATACA GATGACATGCAGATCCGCGTGTTCAACTACAACACTTTGGAGCGTGTTCACATGTTTGAGGCCCACTCTGACTACATCCGCTGCATTGCTGTCCACCCCACACAGCCCTACATCCTCACCAGCAGCG ATGATATGTTGATCAAGCTGTGGGACTGGGAGAAGAAGTGGTCTTGCAGCCAGGTGTTTGAGGGCCACACGCACTATGTGATGCAAATTGTCATCAATCCAAAAGACAACAATCAGTTTGCCAGTGCCTCCTTGGACAGGACCATCAAG GTTTGGCAGCTGGGTTCTTCATCTCCTAATTTCACTTTGGAAGGCCACGAGAAAGGAGTCAATTGTATTGACTATTACAGTGGAGGAGACAAACCCTATTTAATATCAGGGGCTGATGACCGCCAAGTCAAAATCTGGGACTACCAG AACAAAACTTGTGTTCAGACTTTGGAAGGCCATGCCCAGAATGTTTCCTGTGTAAGTTTCCACCCAGAGCTGCCAATCATCATCACCGGGTCAGAGGATG GGACGGTACGTATTTGGCACTCTAGCACTTACCGCCTGGAGAGCACcctaaactatggcatggaacgagTGTGGTGCGTGTGCGGCCTCAGGGGCTCAAACAATGTAGCACTGGGTTATGATGAAGGCAGCATCATTATCAAA GTGGGTCGTGAAGAGCCGGCCATGTCAATGGACACCAACGGGAAAATCATTTGGGCTAAGCACAGTGAAATCCAGCAGGCCAACTTGAAGGCAATGGGAGATGCGGAAATCAAGGATGGAGAGAGGCTCCCATTGGCTGTGAAAGACATGGGCAGCTGTGAAATATACCCTCAAACTATCCAACATAACCCCAATGGGAG GTTTGTGGTGGTGTGTGGAGATGGTGAGTACATCATCTATACTGCCATGGCGCTGAGGAACAAGAGCTTTGGCTCCGCACAAGAATTTGTTTGGGCTCATGACTCATCAGA ATATGCCATTCGAGAAAGCAACAGTGTCGTAAAACTCTATAAGAATTTCAAAGAAAAGAAATCTTTTAAGCCTGACTTTGGAGCTGAAG GGATCTATGGAGGTTTCTTGCTCGGTGTGAGGTCGGTGAATGGTCTGGCATTTTATGACTGGGAGAACACGGAACTTATCCGCCGCATCGAGATTCAACCCAAACAC ATCTTCTGGTCAGACTCTGGTGAGTTGGTGTGCATCGCGACAGAGGAGTCCTTCTTCATTCTTAAATACCTGTCAGAAAAAGTCGCTGCCTCACAAGAGAACAACGAGGGAATGACAGAGGATGGAATCGAGGACGCATTCGAA GTCCAGGGAGAGATCCAGGAGATTGTGAAAACTGGACTTTGGGTTGGTGACTGCTTCATTTACACGAGCTCTGTGAACAGACTCAACTACTTTGTCGGAGGAGAGATTGTTACTATTGCTCACCTGGACAG AACCATGTATTTACTTGGTTACATACCCAAAGATGACCGTCTCTACCTGGGGGACAAGGAGCTCAACATCGTCAGCTACTCCCTGCTGGTCTCCGTTTTAGAGTACCAGACTGCTGTCATGAGGAGGGACTTTAGCATGGCCGACAAGGTTCTTCCCACAATTCCAAAAGAGCAAAGAACCAGAGTGGCTCATTTCTTGGAGAAACAG GGTTTCAAGCAGCAGGCGTTAGCTGTGTCCACAGACCCTGAGCACAGGTTTGAGCTGGCCTTGCAGCTGGGAGAGTTGAAGATTGCTTACCAGCTGGCTGTGGAGGCGGAG TCGGAGCAAAAGTGGAAGCAGTTGGCAGAACTCGCCATAAGCAAGTGCCAGTTCGGCCTGGCCCAGGAGTGTTTGCATCATGCGCAGGACTACGGCGGCCTGCTTCTCCTCGCCACAGCCTCTGGTAACGCCACGATGGTGGGCAAGCTGGCTGAGGGTGCAGAGAGGGATGGCAAGAACAACGTGGCCTTCATGACCTACTTCCTGCAGGGCAA ACTGGATCAATGCTTGGAGCTTCTGATCAGAACTAATCGTCTGCCCGAAGCTGCTTTTCTGGCTCGCACTTACCTGCCCAGCCAGGTGTCCCGTGTGGTCAAACTGTGGAGGGAAAGCTTGGCCAAAGTCAACCAGAAG GCTGCTGACTCCTTAGCTGACCCCACAGAGTATGAAAACCTGTTTCCTGGTCTGAAAGAAGCCTTTGCAGCAGAGCATTTCCTCAGAGAAACTTGCTTAGGCAGCAGACCTGCCAAAGACTATCCCCTGGTCACA ctaaatgaagACCGGAATATTTTAGAGGAGGCTGAAGGATACGAGCTCAAAGAAACTTCTCCTCATGAG GAGCCTGAAGAGTCTCCCTTAGTGTCCGTAGTTCCTGAAGTGGCAGAGGAGTCCTTGGCCAAGCCTTCAGAGCCAGAACCTGCCCCCCAACAGGATCAGGAGGAAACCCCTTCCATTTCACAGGTGGAACAGGAGAAGGTGGATTTG ACTCTAGATGAGCTGGATGTAGACCTGGACAACATGGAGCTGGATGACATCTACACCTCAGACCTCAACCTGGACGAGGACTTTCTAGATGACTAG
- the copb2 gene encoding coatomer subunit beta' isoform X2, translating to MPLRLDIKRRLTSRSDRVKSVDLHPTEPWMLASLYNGSVCVWNHETQTLVKTFEVCDLPVRASKFVARKNWVITGADDMQIRVFNYNTLERVHMFEAHSDYIRCIAVHPTQPYILTSSDDMLIKLWDWEKKWSCSQVFEGHTHYVMQIVINPKDNNQFASASLDRTIKVWQLGSSSPNFTLEGHEKGVNCIDYYSGGDKPYLISGADDRQVKIWDYQNKTCVQTLEGHAQNVSCVSFHPELPIIITGSEDGTVRIWHSSTYRLESTLNYGMERVWCVCGLRGSNNVALGYDEGSIIIKVGREEPAMSMDTNGKIIWAKHSEIQQANLKAMGDAEIKDGERLPLAVKDMGSCEIYPQTIQHNPNGRFVVVCGDGEYIIYTAMALRNKSFGSAQEFVWAHDSSEYAIRESNSVVKLYKNFKEKKSFKPDFGAEGIYGGFLLGVRSVNGLAFYDWENTELIRRIEIQPKHIFWSDSGELVCIATEESFFILKYLSEKVAASQENNEGMTEDGIEDAFEVQGEIQEIVKTGLWVGDCFIYTSSVNRLNYFVGGEIVTIAHLDRTMYLLGYIPKDDRLYLGDKELNIVSYSLLVSVLEYQTAVMRRDFSMADKVLPTIPKEQRTRVAHFLEKQGFKQQALAVSTDPEHRFELALQLGELKIAYQLAVEAESEQKWKQLAELAISKCQFGLAQECLHHAQDYGGLLLLATASGNATMVGKLAEGAERDGKNNVAFMTYFLQGKLDQCLELLIRTNRLPEAAFLARTYLPSQVSRVVKLWRESLAKVNQKAADSLADPTEYENLFPGLKEAFAAEHFLRETCLGSRPAKDYPLVTLNEDRNILEEAEGYELKETSPHEEPEESPLVSVVPEVAEESLAKPSEPEPAPQQDQEETPSISQVEQEKVDLTLDELDVDLDNMELDDIYTSDLNLDEDFLDD from the exons ATG CCGCTGAGGCTTGACATTAAGCGGAGGCTGACCTCCAGGTCTGACCGAGTGAAGAGTGTGGATCTTCATCCAACGGAACCATGGATGCTGGCCAGTCTGTACAATGGCAGCGTCTGTGTGTGGAACCACGAAACACAG ACTCTGGTGAAGACTTTTGAGGTGTGCGACCTTCCTGTCCGAGCATCCAAATTTGTGGCCAGGAAGAATTGGGTCATCACAGGAGCG GATGACATGCAGATCCGCGTGTTCAACTACAACACTTTGGAGCGTGTTCACATGTTTGAGGCCCACTCTGACTACATCCGCTGCATTGCTGTCCACCCCACACAGCCCTACATCCTCACCAGCAGCG ATGATATGTTGATCAAGCTGTGGGACTGGGAGAAGAAGTGGTCTTGCAGCCAGGTGTTTGAGGGCCACACGCACTATGTGATGCAAATTGTCATCAATCCAAAAGACAACAATCAGTTTGCCAGTGCCTCCTTGGACAGGACCATCAAG GTTTGGCAGCTGGGTTCTTCATCTCCTAATTTCACTTTGGAAGGCCACGAGAAAGGAGTCAATTGTATTGACTATTACAGTGGAGGAGACAAACCCTATTTAATATCAGGGGCTGATGACCGCCAAGTCAAAATCTGGGACTACCAG AACAAAACTTGTGTTCAGACTTTGGAAGGCCATGCCCAGAATGTTTCCTGTGTAAGTTTCCACCCAGAGCTGCCAATCATCATCACCGGGTCAGAGGATG GGACGGTACGTATTTGGCACTCTAGCACTTACCGCCTGGAGAGCACcctaaactatggcatggaacgagTGTGGTGCGTGTGCGGCCTCAGGGGCTCAAACAATGTAGCACTGGGTTATGATGAAGGCAGCATCATTATCAAA GTGGGTCGTGAAGAGCCGGCCATGTCAATGGACACCAACGGGAAAATCATTTGGGCTAAGCACAGTGAAATCCAGCAGGCCAACTTGAAGGCAATGGGAGATGCGGAAATCAAGGATGGAGAGAGGCTCCCATTGGCTGTGAAAGACATGGGCAGCTGTGAAATATACCCTCAAACTATCCAACATAACCCCAATGGGAG GTTTGTGGTGGTGTGTGGAGATGGTGAGTACATCATCTATACTGCCATGGCGCTGAGGAACAAGAGCTTTGGCTCCGCACAAGAATTTGTTTGGGCTCATGACTCATCAGA ATATGCCATTCGAGAAAGCAACAGTGTCGTAAAACTCTATAAGAATTTCAAAGAAAAGAAATCTTTTAAGCCTGACTTTGGAGCTGAAG GGATCTATGGAGGTTTCTTGCTCGGTGTGAGGTCGGTGAATGGTCTGGCATTTTATGACTGGGAGAACACGGAACTTATCCGCCGCATCGAGATTCAACCCAAACAC ATCTTCTGGTCAGACTCTGGTGAGTTGGTGTGCATCGCGACAGAGGAGTCCTTCTTCATTCTTAAATACCTGTCAGAAAAAGTCGCTGCCTCACAAGAGAACAACGAGGGAATGACAGAGGATGGAATCGAGGACGCATTCGAA GTCCAGGGAGAGATCCAGGAGATTGTGAAAACTGGACTTTGGGTTGGTGACTGCTTCATTTACACGAGCTCTGTGAACAGACTCAACTACTTTGTCGGAGGAGAGATTGTTACTATTGCTCACCTGGACAG AACCATGTATTTACTTGGTTACATACCCAAAGATGACCGTCTCTACCTGGGGGACAAGGAGCTCAACATCGTCAGCTACTCCCTGCTGGTCTCCGTTTTAGAGTACCAGACTGCTGTCATGAGGAGGGACTTTAGCATGGCCGACAAGGTTCTTCCCACAATTCCAAAAGAGCAAAGAACCAGAGTGGCTCATTTCTTGGAGAAACAG GGTTTCAAGCAGCAGGCGTTAGCTGTGTCCACAGACCCTGAGCACAGGTTTGAGCTGGCCTTGCAGCTGGGAGAGTTGAAGATTGCTTACCAGCTGGCTGTGGAGGCGGAG TCGGAGCAAAAGTGGAAGCAGTTGGCAGAACTCGCCATAAGCAAGTGCCAGTTCGGCCTGGCCCAGGAGTGTTTGCATCATGCGCAGGACTACGGCGGCCTGCTTCTCCTCGCCACAGCCTCTGGTAACGCCACGATGGTGGGCAAGCTGGCTGAGGGTGCAGAGAGGGATGGCAAGAACAACGTGGCCTTCATGACCTACTTCCTGCAGGGCAA ACTGGATCAATGCTTGGAGCTTCTGATCAGAACTAATCGTCTGCCCGAAGCTGCTTTTCTGGCTCGCACTTACCTGCCCAGCCAGGTGTCCCGTGTGGTCAAACTGTGGAGGGAAAGCTTGGCCAAAGTCAACCAGAAG GCTGCTGACTCCTTAGCTGACCCCACAGAGTATGAAAACCTGTTTCCTGGTCTGAAAGAAGCCTTTGCAGCAGAGCATTTCCTCAGAGAAACTTGCTTAGGCAGCAGACCTGCCAAAGACTATCCCCTGGTCACA ctaaatgaagACCGGAATATTTTAGAGGAGGCTGAAGGATACGAGCTCAAAGAAACTTCTCCTCATGAG GAGCCTGAAGAGTCTCCCTTAGTGTCCGTAGTTCCTGAAGTGGCAGAGGAGTCCTTGGCCAAGCCTTCAGAGCCAGAACCTGCCCCCCAACAGGATCAGGAGGAAACCCCTTCCATTTCACAGGTGGAACAGGAGAAGGTGGATTTG ACTCTAGATGAGCTGGATGTAGACCTGGACAACATGGAGCTGGATGACATCTACACCTCAGACCTCAACCTGGACGAGGACTTTCTAGATGACTAG